AAGGTTGCTCGCTGAAGCCGTGCATCAGGACAGTCCCATAGATTTGTCCAGTCTGAGGCCTGAAGTGAGGGCGAAGCAGATGGAGTTGAGCAAAGCAGAGTTCCACGACTTTTTTGAACCGCCCCCCACAAAAAACAACGAATAAAACTGGAAGGAACACGAACGATGAGATCTTCAAAATTAGTCCTGGCCGGTGTCTTGGCCTTCGCCCTCGCCGCAACCGGCGCTCACGCGCAGGAGGATGGAGTTGCCAAGCCGATTACAAACCCAACCCAGGTCTTCCATCTCAGCAACATCAGTAATGCCACTGAAGCCACCGAGATCCTGGTTGCGATCCGAAACATGCTCGATCCAAGGGATAGGGTCGATCTCGTCTCGGCGCAGAGCGCCATCTTCATCCAGGCACCTCCGGATCACCTCGCACTCGCCAAAAAGATCATTGACGATCTTGACCGGCCGCGCAAGACCTACCGCCTCACCTACACCATCACCGAGATCGACGACGGCAAGCGTGTCGGGACCCAGCACTATTCCATGGTTCTTGTCTCCGGCCAGCGGACGACAATGAAGCAGGGAAGCAAGATTCCGGTCGCCACGGGTACGGTCACAGAGAATGGATCGCCCGCTACGCAGACCCAGTTCACCTATCTCGATGTCGGCCTCAACTTCGACGCCACGCTCGATGAGTCTGTCAACGGCGTCCGCCTCCGTTCCAAAGCCGAGCAGTCGAGCCTCGGTAGCGATAAATTGATCGCCGGCATCCAGGAACCGGTGGTTCGCCAGGCCGTCCTCGAAGGCACCTCCATCCTCACCCCCGGCAAGCCACTCATCCTGGGTTCGCTCGACATCCCGGACAGCACCCGTCGGCTGGACATCGAAGTCGTGATGGACGTCGTCAAGTAGTCGAAAAATAAGCGGGTGCCCCATCCATCGCAGTTTCATCGCGATGGGTGGGACGTAAGACGTCACCCAGCCGACTTTATTCATCCGAAGAACACCGCAATCACTGAATCCCTCCGCTTGCTCTGCGAATCCAACTTGGACAAGCATGGCAACCGCGACCGCGTCCCTCTCAGAACAGCAAGCAGCCGAATCCCTGGCCGAGCGCAACTGGCGGCCTCGCGCCAACCCGTGGGCCATCGCGCTCACCGTAACGCTGGCAACGTTTATGGAGGTGCTCGACTCCTCCATCGCCAACGTTGCCCTGCCGCACATCGCCGGCTCACTCGGAGCGTCGCAGGACGAGGCGACCTGGGTGCTCACCAGCTACCTCGTCTCGAACGCCGTGATCCTTCCGGCCAGCGCGTATCTCACGACATTCATTGGCCGCAAGAAGTTCTACATGATCTGCGTGGTCCTCTTCGGCATCAGCTCGATGCTCTGCGGGCTCGCGCCTTCGCTGCCGATCCTCATCTTATGCCGCGTGCTACAGGGTGCTGGCGGTGGTGGTCTCGCGCCGTCTGAGCAGGCAATTCTCGCCGATACGTTCACCCCAAAGCAGCGCGGACAGGCCTTCGCGCTGTACGGCCTCGCAGTGGTCGTCGCTCCGGCCATCGGCCCAACGCTCGGCGGCTGGATCACCGACAACTACAACTGGCGATGGATCTTCTTCATCAATGTTCCGATCGCGATCCTGTCGCTCTTTCTCACCAACCGCCTTGTCGAAGACCCACCGCACATCGCGAAGGAAGTTGCTGAATCGAAGAAGGGCGGATTGAAGCTCGATCTCTTCGGCTTCGGCCTGCTCGCTTCGGGCTTCGGGTCGCTCGAGTTCATCCTCGACAAGGGCCAGGAGGACGACTGGTTCGGTTCCAGCGTCATCGTCTTCTTCACGATTCTCTGCGTCACGTCGCTGGTCACGCTGATCTTCTGGGAGCTGTACCAACTCAGAATCAAGAACCGCCCCGTCCTCAATCTCACGCTCTTCAAGCGCAAGACCTTCGCGATCCCGTTTGTGCTGATGTTTGTGCTCGGCTTCTCGCTCTACGGAACGACCGTGCTGATCCCGCAGATGGTGCAGACCCTCTATGGATATACCGCGGAGCTCGCAGGTCTGGTCATCTCGCCGGGCGGCGTCTGCATCATGCTGATGATGCCCGTTGTGGGCTTTCTGGTCGGCAAGACCGATCCGCGCTATCTCATCTGCTACGGGTTCTTCATCCTCTCCACCTCGATGATCTGGATGCACGGCCTTACGCTCGAAGCCAGCTTCAAACACATCATGTGGCTGCGCGTGTATCAGGCATCAGGCCTCGCCTTCCTCTTCATTCCGATCAATACGGTCACGTACACGGGCGTTCCTCGAGCGCAGAACAACGACGTCTCCGGGCTGACCAATCTCGCCCGTAACATCGGCGGCTCGGTCGGAACGGCGTTTGTGGCAACCATGCTCTCTCGCGGATCGCAGCGCCATGAAGCCCTGATGATCCGTAACCTCACGCCGGCGACCAGCAACTTCAACCATATGGTGGGCCAGCTCAAGGGCTTCTTCGGAGGACACGGCGGCAGCGGCGGCAATAACATGACCGGCCCTGGCACCCATACCGCGCAGGCGTACATCTACAACCAGCTTCATCGCCAGTCCGCGATGCTGGCCTACCTCGACATCATCTCCATCTTCGCCGTCTTCTGCGCGTGCATGATTCCGCTGGTTATTGCCATCGGTAAGATCAAGCCCGCAGCTGACGCTCCGGTACATTAGCTCCTCTGACCGCGTCGATTTCTGAAAACCCGTGTTACACCCTCCGTGGTACAACAACGTGGCGGTCCATCACGATGGCCGCCCCTTGTTGATCCAGGAGGCACGACATGCAAGCACGCAAACTTTTCCGGCGCGGAGCCGTTCTTCTACTTCTTCCGCTACTGTCAGCCTCGACGCTCCTTGCCCAGTATGACCAGAGCTATCAGGGCGACCCGCCGGCCTCCATCGCCCGCATCGGATATCTGAACGGCAACGTCTCGCTGCAGGCCTACGGTTCCGATCAATGGGCGGATGCGCCGATCAACTATCCGATGGTTGGCGGCGACCGACTCTACACCGGGCCGGGATCCCGTGCCGTCGTCCAGCTTGGCGGCGCAGAGATGCGCATCTGGCAGGCCACCGACGTCACGCTCACCAACCTCTCCGACAACTTCGAACAGATCGGGCTTGCCCAGGGAGCGCTTCGCCTGCGCGTCTTCCAGATGGAGCCGGGCAGCCAGATCGAGGTCGACACGCCTAACGGCGCGGCCCTGATCAACAGCCCCGGCGACTATCGCATCGAGGCCTTCGCCCAGGGCGGCGGCCAGTACGGCGATCAGGACGCCAGCTCCATCCTCACCATCAACTCCGGAAACGCCCAGCTCACCGGACCGAACATTAATCTCCCTGTATCGAGCGGCTATTCGGTCGGTCTCTTCGGCCAGAATCCCGTCCAGCTTCAGTATCTCGATGTGCCCGACTACGACGATCTCGACTACTGGAGCATCTCGCTCGACCAGCGCCTGCAGCGGTCGGTCTCCGCTCGCTATGTGAGCCCGCAGATGGTCGGCTACGGCGATCTCGACAGCTACGGGACCTGGTCGCAGGACCCCGAGTACGGCCCGGTCTGGTATCCGACGAGCGTGCCCTATGGATGGCAGCCTTATTCCACCGGCCACTGGGCTTATGTGCAGCCGTGGGGCTACACCTGGGTCGATGACGCACCGTGGGGCTTCGCTCCCTTCCACTATGGCCGCTGGTCGCTGCGGGGCGATCGTTGGGGATGGTTCCCCGGGCCGCCGGCTGTCCGCCCTGTCTACTCGCCCGCGCTCGTGGCCTTCGTCGGCGGAGCGCCCGGCGGCGGTGGCCTCTCGATCGGCATCAGCTTCGGCGGTGGTGGAGGAGGTATCTCCGCATGGTTCCCCATCGGCGTCGGCGAGCCCTACGTCCCCTGGTATCGCTGCAGCCCGCACTACGCCCAGCAGGTCAACGTGACGAACGTGAACGTCAACGTCATCCGCAACGTGACCGTGGTGAACAACTACAACACCTATATCAACAAGACGGTCATCAATAACACGACGATCAACAACACCACCGTCAACAACACGGTCGTGAACAACTTCAACTACTCCAACCGCCGCGCGGTCACTGCCGTTCCAGTCAATGCTGTCGCGTCAGGCGCTCCGGTCGCCCGGCAGATGGTTCACCTGACGCCGCAGCAGGTGCAGCAGGTGGCTCAGGCACCTATCTCCGTCCGTCCGACCGCACCCGCTCCGACCGTTGCCCACCCGTCGCTGGTAGCAGCCGCGAACGTCGCCCGGCCCGTCACCCGCCCAACCCTGATGACCCCTACCGGCCGGCCCGCACGTGCGGTCGCCAGCAGCGCTCCGGCAAGACCCGTCGCCGTCAACCAGTTGCCGCCTGCGCGGATCATGCCGAAGACGCCGCCACCTCCGCCTGCCGCCCCGAAGCCAGTGCAGCAGAGCCGGGTCAACCAGCCGGTGAACGCGAGCGCGCCGATTCGGCCCGTCGTTCAGCCTGCGCCGGTGGCTCGTCCGGGTCAACCGCCGGTGCAGCAGCCGGTCGCGAGGCCGGTGATACCGCCTGCCCAGCAACCCGTGCAGGAGCACTCACAGCCCGCGCCGGTCACACGCCCGGCCCCGGTGACCGCAGCCCCCATTCAGAGGCCTGCGGCTTCGCAGCCACAACCGCAGCCTCGTCCGGTCGCACCGGCGCCGGAGGTGAATCGTCCTGTGCAGCTACCCCAGCGTCCGGCCCCGGCACAGGAGGTCAAGCCACAGCAGGAGCCCGTTCGCCCCGCGCCGCCGGTTCGTCCTGTCGCGCCTCCTCCTCAACCTCAGCCACAGCAGAAACCGCTGCCGAAGCCTCAGGCAAAGCCGCAGCAGAGGCCAGAAGACCGGCCCCAGCCCAGACCGAAGGAAGAGCCTAAGCAGGACGAGAAGCCGAGCTAACTTCCTCGGTACGATGAACCAGAGAGGCCTCGCTTAGGCGAGGCCTCTCTGGTCTGCTCTTCGCCGATCCAGTACCCGGTGTTCTACCATCGACCTCTATGGATGAAGATCTCAAATCTCAATTTTCCGCAATGTCCGACGACGAGATGCTCCGTCTTGGGGCACAGTATGCTTCGCTAACCGACAACGCCCAGACCCTCGTGCGAGACGAGTTCAAACGGCGAAACCTGGAGACCCCGGATGCCGAAGAGGAAGAGCAGCCGGACGCTCTCCTTGGGGTCAAGACCATCCGCCAGTATCGCGACCAAGCTGAAGCGATGCTGGCCCGCAGCGCTCTTGAATCCTCGGGAATTGCATGCTTTCTGCGTGACGAGAACACGATCCGCATCGATTGGCTCTGGTCGAACCTGATGGGAGGGATTCGCCTTCAGGTTGCTGAGGCAGACGTCGAGGCTGCAGAGGCCGTTTTATCTCAACCGATTCCAGAGAGCGTTGCTGTAGAAGGGGAACCGGACTTTCAGCAGCCGCAGTGCCCGAAGTGCGGATCGCTCAATAGCAGGTTCAATAATCTCGATGCCAAAGTAGCAGCGACTTCGATCCTGCTACTTGGATTCCCGGTTCCAGCTCCGCCTGAGAAAGAGTTCTGGCACTGCATCGACTGCGGCACAAATTGGATCGTTCGGGGCGACAGCCTTACCTAGGGCATCAACTCCACTAAATCTCGCAGCAAACGCAAAGAAGCCCCGGATCCCCGGGGCTTCTTTGATCTTTCTGCTAACAAGAGCTTACGCCTGCACCGCGATCACTTCCGCCGGATCGACGATGACGAAGCGGCCGTGCTGGCCACGATCCTGGAAGCGGACAACGCCC
This Granulicella aggregans DNA region includes the following protein-coding sequences:
- a CDS encoding DUF2007 domain-containing protein, producing the protein MSDDEMLRLGAQYASLTDNAQTLVRDEFKRRNLETPDAEEEEQPDALLGVKTIRQYRDQAEAMLARSALESSGIACFLRDENTIRIDWLWSNLMGGIRLQVAEADVEAAEAVLSQPIPESVAVEGEPDFQQPQCPKCGSLNSRFNNLDAKVAATSILLLGFPVPAPPEKEFWHCIDCGTNWIVRGDSLT
- a CDS encoding DUF6600 domain-containing protein, whose protein sequence is MQARKLFRRGAVLLLLPLLSASTLLAQYDQSYQGDPPASIARIGYLNGNVSLQAYGSDQWADAPINYPMVGGDRLYTGPGSRAVVQLGGAEMRIWQATDVTLTNLSDNFEQIGLAQGALRLRVFQMEPGSQIEVDTPNGAALINSPGDYRIEAFAQGGGQYGDQDASSILTINSGNAQLTGPNINLPVSSGYSVGLFGQNPVQLQYLDVPDYDDLDYWSISLDQRLQRSVSARYVSPQMVGYGDLDSYGTWSQDPEYGPVWYPTSVPYGWQPYSTGHWAYVQPWGYTWVDDAPWGFAPFHYGRWSLRGDRWGWFPGPPAVRPVYSPALVAFVGGAPGGGGLSIGISFGGGGGGISAWFPIGVGEPYVPWYRCSPHYAQQVNVTNVNVNVIRNVTVVNNYNTYINKTVINNTTINNTTVNNTVVNNFNYSNRRAVTAVPVNAVASGAPVARQMVHLTPQQVQQVAQAPISVRPTAPAPTVAHPSLVAAANVARPVTRPTLMTPTGRPARAVASSAPARPVAVNQLPPARIMPKTPPPPPAAPKPVQQSRVNQPVNASAPIRPVVQPAPVARPGQPPVQQPVARPVIPPAQQPVQEHSQPAPVTRPAPVTAAPIQRPAASQPQPQPRPVAPAPEVNRPVQLPQRPAPAQEVKPQQEPVRPAPPVRPVAPPPQPQPQQKPLPKPQAKPQQRPEDRPQPRPKEEPKQDEKPS
- a CDS encoding DHA2 family efflux MFS transporter permease subunit, whose protein sequence is MATATASLSEQQAAESLAERNWRPRANPWAIALTVTLATFMEVLDSSIANVALPHIAGSLGASQDEATWVLTSYLVSNAVILPASAYLTTFIGRKKFYMICVVLFGISSMLCGLAPSLPILILCRVLQGAGGGGLAPSEQAILADTFTPKQRGQAFALYGLAVVVAPAIGPTLGGWITDNYNWRWIFFINVPIAILSLFLTNRLVEDPPHIAKEVAESKKGGLKLDLFGFGLLASGFGSLEFILDKGQEDDWFGSSVIVFFTILCVTSLVTLIFWELYQLRIKNRPVLNLTLFKRKTFAIPFVLMFVLGFSLYGTTVLIPQMVQTLYGYTAELAGLVISPGGVCIMLMMPVVGFLVGKTDPRYLICYGFFILSTSMIWMHGLTLEASFKHIMWLRVYQASGLAFLFIPINTVTYTGVPRAQNNDVSGLTNLARNIGGSVGTAFVATMLSRGSQRHEALMIRNLTPATSNFNHMVGQLKGFFGGHGGSGGNNMTGPGTHTAQAYIYNQLHRQSAMLAYLDIISIFAVFCACMIPLVIAIGKIKPAADAPVH